In Balaenoptera acutorostrata chromosome 3, mBalAcu1.1, whole genome shotgun sequence, the genomic stretch tcatcttcaagttTTAGAGTTAACATCCAGCAAAAGTCATTATACAGACACAACCTGGGATTTTTGACACCTTGGCAAAAGCTAGATTACAGTTTAGGGTTTTTTCCcactaaaaagaaaagtttaaccCAATAGCAGTGTAACCAGGTTTATGTGAGGCAGGtataactttaagaaaataaactataaatactGTAAATCTATTTGTGTACCGAAGTGttgttataaattatttaaaaatatttactagccAAATTTTTACTGTTCATACCTTTTTAGCCTAGATGTTAATCTACCCTGAAAGTAACAAAATGTGAATTATTGCAAAATACTCTAAATTCGTCATTCTTTAGTAAACTCCCAAAGCGAACAGCAATAGTTTTATTTCACTACTGAGGTAATTAAAGCACAACACTTCACCCTGTCTTACATCATATATGAAACCTAAAAGGTTTCTATTTTACAGTACAGTGGAAGGTGTCTTAAATACAAGTACTACTTACATAAAGAGTGGACTTGCATCCTATTATGCTATATCCTATCACTATAATTCTCCTCCTCTCAAAACTTAGTTTGAGAACCGGGGAATGTTAACCTCCAGAGCACTTTGCCCTCCAAACTGCTTACCTGAATATATTTCCGCTGCGTCTCATCATTTAAAACATGTGCCACGTGCTTGGAAAAAATCTTTTCCCTACCAGTTCTGGCATGGATGCCCACCATAGTGACACCAATGGGCCAAGGGGCATTTCCAATGGCCATCTGAAGATAAGCGTCATTAGCCTAAAAAGAGAGTTGAAGAAGAGATCAGGAAAGCAGAAATATTCTGCTGGTCCAAATTTTCATTTAGTATTTCACAGCCCTTCGTGATGAAATTTTCATCCATCTCTTGGGCGTGTTGAAAATATTACCATTCCCATTATTTGaacaaaagaaactaaaatatggGGTGACTGACGTGCTTACCCAGGACCACAAATGCCTGtggaaaaacagaaaccaacgCTAACCCAGTgagtaaaaagacaaaacattccTTTGCAGCCCTGGTGCACTGGAAGTTAATATATTTCAGATCTGGAATTACCAGGCAGGTAATCTGATGCACTGACAAAAACTCTAGTCTGAGTTTCCGTTAGACCTAGTCTTCtccctaggtggtcacagagaAGACAGAGGCTAACTAGTTTTTCATAATCCAACCTGAAACTACAACTACTCCCTGCACAGCAGTGCAGACCTCTGAAAGCAGTGTGGGCTCTGTGTGCTGGGACCATCACATCAGGCCCATAGCAGATGTGTAAACAGAGATTAAATACTGGCTCTCGAGCCAAATAGCTAAAGGATGAGATCATTTCACTTTGGCCCCCCAAACCTCCCACCTGCCAAGAACCTTAAAAgcgacaaaatgagaagagagaaagcaaTGAAGAAAAATGGCTCTTTTTCTAAACCAAGCCTGGCtacctgggctggggtgggggacaaaACAGAAAGCAAGTAAACTCTAAAAGACCCCAACGGTTTCAGAGAGGCTTACACAGCCAGGCCTCAAAGagatcttcatttaaaaatcaaacaactaTGAGACTGATATACGGAAATTAAAACagcatatacacatttttttaaatcactgataCTTGTGTGTGTAAAGTTTAATACTGGATATTAACTGATAAAATTTCCAATATTCAGTTTCCCCAAATTTCCAAAGAAGACTGTCCTAATATTAAGTTTTAGTTCTTTCTGTACTTTATATAAACTTTCACCAGAGAATGAGAAAAGTAACAAGAAGGAAGGCATCGCCTCTAGTAGGCAAGTGCCGTGAATTCCTTCTGCACCGATGGTGACCTTATCCATCCATCCCAATGCAATCATCCCTGGTAAGCTCCAGGCAACtcatagaaactatccaaaaataaaactcatagctataaagcagaaacgctTTCTTTGACTAACCAACAGGCTCTCATCTAGAGGGATTAAAAACACTACTTTAGCCCATTAGCATGAGGCTCTCATCAAGGAGACCTCCAGTCACCCAGGATCACCCACAGTCCCTTCTGAGGACAGACACTCAGAGCACAGGAATAAGCAACGCACCCCCACTTTTCTGGCAGAGCCCCATCGAGGCTCTGGAACCGTCACTGGAGATGCTGCACGGAcccccccactcctcccctctTGGGAGGCACAGCCACTGGAAGCCTCCCTCCTCACACTCGGCTGATGGCCCACGAGCAGGGGTGCACTTCCAATCCCATTAGTGGTGCAAGAGGCCCTTCTCTTCTTGTTCGCCACACTGACTGATGGCCTTCCACCTCCTTTCTAAAGTCTACCCAAGGAGCACGTGGACACCAGAGCTCTCTCCTCTGCCACCTGGCCCCAGAGTCCGTTCAGGAATAAAGGCACTGCAGCAGGGGAAGAGTCTCCCCTCCTGGGCTTTGCTATTGTTGCAGTACTGAAATGGGAGAGAGAAGTTCTGGCAGCCTtacttagaacattttctcagagAAACCAGCATAAAGGGCGGTTAAATTCCACTGTATCATTAGTACAATGGTTCAGCTATATTATGGATTAAGTAGGTTTTTATAGCTGGCCTGGGAAACTAATCTACGTAACATTGCTTCTACGGGAAAATTTGTTCCAAGCCATAATCAACAATCTAAAAACCTTGAAATTCAATCCCATTCACGAAATGAACGCTGCCTATATCCAGTTCGTGAAGAATCTTTACACCTTCcttaaaaatgactaaaaaataCAGTGTGGTCTGAAACTTTATTATTCATGCCTAACAATAAAGCTGACAATATATTAGAAaatgaaagttgttttttttttttttactactaatTCATTTCACATTTATTCTTAAATCTTCTATTAAAATACTCCCACACGAGATGAACATATTATGTACACAACCTAGGTATGCTCATAAACATAATTCTGATGCACAGCATGGTAATGTACCTTCACATATTCCCTCTGCAACATGAATTTAATGATATCTGTTATGGATTCTTTAATATCGGCAGGaagattctggaaaagaaaaaaaagcataactAAATTTTGGAAGCTACAGTGTATAGTTACAGACTACATTTATTCTaactttatatattctatttttaaaaaatcagttaacaAAAGCATTTTTTGCGAAACCTCACCCTTTTCCGTAGCTTTCTGAAAAGGGGTCTGAGATAGGACTCCGTCTGTTTCTGAGTAGCACTGTTCAGTTTACCCTGTACACTGCGCTTCACATAATCCTCTCTGGCATTCAGCTCCTTAGCCCAAACACCAAGAAGAAACTGTGGAAAAAAGGGTAAATTTAGACTACAATGCCACCCAGTGGTTCTGTAAGTTTAAAAGTTCTCTGATGCACAAAATAGTATACACTCATCCTTAGAGTAAATGTCTTGACTGATTAAAACATCAACCAATATGTAACTAATGAACTATCTCTGCTTAGTGCGTCACGTATGTTTTAATGTAGTACCTTTGGCAAGTCACAGACTTCCCTATTCTACACCTCTCCCAGCTCAGATGCAATCCATTTCCCCTGAAAGAGCTATCAAATTTCACAGGCAACTGCttgacagaacttttttttttttttaacatctttattggagtataactgctttacaatggtgtgttagtttctgctttataacaaagtgaatcagttatacatatacatatgttcccatatctcttccctcttgcatctccctccctcccaccctccctatcccacccctctaggtggtcacaaagcaccgagctgatctccctgtgctatgcggttgcttcccactagctatctattttatgtttggtagtgtatatatgtccatgccactctctcattttgtcacggcttacccttccccctccccatatcctcaagtccattctctagtaagtctgtgtctttattcccgtcttgccactaggttcttcatgactttttttttccttagattccataaatatgtgttaccatactgtatttgtttttctctttctgacttacttcactcagtatgacagactctaactccatccacctcactacaaataactcagtttcatttctttttatggctgagtaatattccattgtatatatgtgccacatctcctttatccattcatctgtcgatggacacttaggttgcttccatgtcctggctattgtaaatagagctgcaatgaacattttggtacgtgactctttttgaattatggtcagaaataaacttttacttGTATTTCTATTACATAAAATTCAACCTACCTAGACTCATCAGCCATAATGCCATATGTGCTGTGATATTTAATCAATCTTCCAAGGATGATGTTGTAGTATTTGGACTTTCTACTTTTGCAGTAGAGAccacaattcaattaaaaattccCTCTAAAGTGCCTGaccaaaggagaaggaaaaaacgaacgaaaataaaagaaactatgaccagcccccaccctgccccagaaAACTACCCAGGTGCCCCCTGAGTTAAACTGCACAAAGAGCATCCTTCCCAGAGGCAGGTAAACACTGAAGGCTGAGGAGGCCATACTCCCCTAGCGGTGTTACCTATGCATGTCCTACATAGGGAGAGGCTGTCACTCAAAGAGGAAATTCTAGTTCATGCTAGATCCCACCACGCCCTAGCTAATTCCATGCCAAATCCTCAACGGATTGAGAATCCTGATGGCTAACTGTGTTGTATTTAAACTGTAAATACAAGTAAAAGCATTTCTTGCATTTATATCTCTTGTTCTGAACACAAATAATTTGTGAATAAATGTTAAAAGGAATCTGAGATTTGCACATACTCTACCTAAACCACTGAAGAGAGGAATTCCGGGAAGAATGAATGAGCTAATCGCAAGTCTTTGAAAGGTTACTCGAGTGCTTTTTTCCCTGTCAACGTCTTCCCACCTCCTTCCATTCCTTACTGTCATCATCTCTCAGAAAAGCTTCTCCTTATTGCACTCCTTCCCAgagtgtttaaaataaattttttaatccttaaaactTCTTGTTCATTCCACTGCTATGATTCTTTTCAGTGTATTTACATTAATAAGTCAGCCTtacaagtgctatgaagaaagtaaatatacattttctttgtttaacCTCTATATCCAAGCACAGCAATATCATAAACACCGTACGTGCAGAAATGTTTAGGGAGGATTTCCCTTTCCAGTCTTTAACTCttaaacaattcaaaaatgaaaaaccaaaaaaaaacaaaaacaaaaaaacaaaaagtaagacCAGTTCTTAACTAAAGAAAACGTGTCCTCCTTTCCTAGccaaaaagtacataccttaagGAATTTGGTAATGATGTCCATGTCTTTATGATCATCACCTTTTCCTAAAGACTCTCCCAGTgcctgaagaaaaagaatgctTCTGTTCATTAGTCAAGAACAACAGCGGCATACATACATTACCAACACCAGACTAAACATGGCTCTTTATTACATATACGTATGGTCCAATTTTGATTTAAAACCCTGATGGAATTTctagatagattaaaaaaaaaaaaaaaaaagacaatttgtcatttaaatttaGAGAGCATGTTATCTTTTATGACTCAAAGAGGGAGTaaagggagtgactgctaatgaacATAGGGTTTCTTTTTAGGGGAACAAAATGCTGTAAAActagattgtgatgatggttgtagcgacctgtgaatatactaaaaaccactgaattgtacacattaaatggataaattgtatagtatgtgaCTATCTCCAAAGTTGTTTGAAacgaaggaaaaaggaaaaaaatgtccagaACTGGTTGCTCACACCAATTATTGCAGTAAAATTTAGGGGGTCGAGGTATAATTAAAACGACATCTTCCTTAACTACAATCTCACTCACAGCATGCAATGTGGGTTAAGAGCCAGGAACGAAAGGTAACAGAAAAAATAACTATGTTTTATTAACCATTAAGAACTTTAAACTAAGTCATATTATTTTTGCTCATGCTAGATATTTAGATAATACAACTTTTAAATAAGATTACATATATCACTCCACATTCGACACACTggcaaaaataagaaagcaagatACTGCCAAGGGTTGGCAGGGATGCAGGGATACAAGACCCTCACACAGTGCTGGTGGAGGGTAGAGACTGGCAAACCCATTACAGAGAGCAATTTGGCAGTACTCAGACAAGTTAAACATGTATCAGAAGCAATCCTGCTTCTGCTCCAGAGGGGTCATGTGCAAGATTGTCTGTCACAAAGCTGTCTGTGGTAACACGGAGCTGGGAGCAATCTCACTGTCTGTCATTACGGCGAACAAAAAGTAAAAGGCAGTGAATGCCACAGTGTATGAAATGCTATGTTAACAGTTAAAATCAAAGGTTTAGAGGTACATAAGGTATCAAGGATGGAACTTAACATAGttctaagtggaaaaaaagtGAACAGAATGAAGAATTTCACAGTAAAATATCATGTATGTACATACCAAAACACATGCAGACAAAACACTACTGGTTCTACAAGACCATCAACAAATCAAAGGATACACAGCAAACATATCAGAATGAATACTTTTGAAGGCAGGAAGTAGGGGAATGTGtataggaaatgagaaaaaagggAGTGAATAAACAAAAGGCACGGAATAGAAGAAGGGCCTTTGTAGTGACCAAAGACACCAGCACGCTGTAAACTGAACATTCTGAGGAGCTCAACCACCTACTGCAGGGAATGAAAGGCGTGACGGGGAATCAGGGAAGGTGGGGGAGAGATCACCTCTAACTCTTCAATTGTGGTGTTTTCTTCATGAACTTTCAAATCATTCTGGGTGTCTTCCTCTCCAGGTTCCTGGCCACCCACAAGTTCATTCAGGTACTGCTGATCAATCTTATCCAAAGCTGCTTTCAGATCATTCCTCAATCCCTGAGGAAAGGTAAAAAGTTACATCTTGTATGAAATTTCACTGATGTTTCACTTCTGATTTCTTCTCTAATAATGAGTATAATCCACTTTTTTCTCCACAAAGAAACtcaaataatatttcaatttATTATACAGCTATCACCACTGTCCATGCAAAATCAATTCTTATGAACATATGTAAATTTAAGAGAATGTACACACAATAGGTAATCTGAtggccagaaaaataaaacatacaagtGACAAATCCAAATAGGAATAGGCATTAATGCTGTAATTTTCTAATGAGGCCCTAGTGAAAGTGACCAGGTCTCCACTGGTCCCCAACCCATTTTCCTGGTTCACTGAAAATGTCTAACAACTGCAACTATTGATACTTTGAACTCCCAAAACATTTGGAAATGTCAACAGTATAAAACCGGTGTCTCAACCATATCCTAGGATTTCACTATGTTTCTAACAAACCAGCAAATTCCATATTCTATTCACTTCCAGTTGGTGACCACTTGGTAAAAATGGAAGCCTTAAAGCTAGACCCTTGGCatataccacatacaaaaattaactcaaaatggatcaaagacctaaatgtaagagctaaaactataaaactcttagagttaactaacaaaacagaaaacaacctgatttaaaatgggcaaaggactttaACAGATGACATACGAACGGCCAGTAcgtaaatgaaaagatgctcaacatcactggtcattaaggaaatgcaaatcaaaccacaaagagataccacttcacaaccaTTAGGATGAATATTatcaacagaaaacagaaaataacaacttGGCTAGGATATGGAGAAACAGAACCCTAGAGCACtgctggaaatgtaaaatggtacagctgctgtggaggATGGTATGGCAGTAcctgaaaaagttaaacatacccacaaccaagacacattataattaaaatgtcaaaagttaaagacaactcCTACAATACAACACaggcagagcactctttgacataaatcatagcaatactCTCTTTAATCAGTctttaaggcaaaagaaataaaagcaaaaccaaacaaatgggACGTgattaaacttgaaagcttttgcacagcaaggaaaccaccagcgaaacaaaaagacaacctactgaatgggagaaaatatttataaatgatgtGACccacaaggggttaatatccaaaatatacaaacagctcatacaactcaatatcaaaaaacaacccaatccaaaaatggtcagaagacctgaacagacatttctccagagaagacatgcagatggctaacaggcacatgaaaacatgctccacatcactaattattagagaaatgcaaatcaaaaccacaatgaggtatcacctcacacctgtcagagtggcgATCATCGAAAAGTCTACAAAACAAAAGTtgcagaggatgtggagaaaagggacccctcatacactgttggtaggaatgaaaATTGagatagccactatggaaaacagtattcaGGTCCcttaaactaaaaacagaactaccatatgatccagcaatcccactcctgggtatatacccagaaaaaatgaaaacattaaattcaaaaagatacatgcaccccaatggtcacagcagcactatttatgatagccaagacatggaagcaacccaagtgcccaacAGGCgactggattaagaagatgtgacacacatacacacacacacacacacacacacacacacacacggaggaatattactcagccataaaaaaagaatgaaattctgccatttgcaacaacatggatggacctggagagtattatgcttagtgaaataagtcagacagagaaagacaaatactgtatgatatcacccatacgtggaaactaaaaaataatacaaatgaaagtatatgcaaaacagaaagagacaggtatcgaaaacaaacttgtggttaccaaggggggaaggaaaggagagagggacaaATTAGAGGTAAGGGAGTAACAGATACgaactattatatttaaaatagataagcaacaaggatatactgtatagcacagggaattatacccaatatcttgtaataacctataatggaatataatctgcaaaaacctgaatcactatgctctatacctgaaattaacacaatactgtaaaacaactatacttcaattaaaaaaaaaaaaaaaccaaagttaaagAAGGAGagcatcttaaaagcagcaagagaaaaacagcttGTTTTGTACAAGGGAACCCCGctcccccataagactatcaggagattttttcagcagaaactttgcataccaggagggagtggcacaatatattcaaagtgctaaaagaacaAACTTCCAAGAACATCTACCTGGAAgaattatcattcagaattgaaggagcaACAGTttccagagaagcaaaagctaaaggagttcatcatcactaaaccagccttataagaaatgttaaagggacttctttaagctggCAAGAAATGGCACTAATtaataacaagaaaacatatgaaagtatgtatctcactggtaaaggtaaatatatagtaaaagtagTGAATTAATCACTcataaagctagtatgaagattaaaagacaaaagtagtaaaaacaaCTCTAactacaataattagttaagggcTACACAAGaccaaaagatgtaaaatgtggtatcagaaaaataaaacgtgaagggaggggagtaaaaatgtagagcttcAGAATGTGTTCAAATTTATGAACTTTTAGACTGCTCcagttatttataaaataaataaatcacagggatataatgtacagcatggtgactaaaggtaataatactgtattgcgtATTTCAAAGTTACTCAGAGagtagatctttaaaaaaaagtcctcatcacaagaaaaaaaaattttgttgtaactttgtatggtgatgaatattaactaattattgtgatcatataaaatcattatgctgtataccctgagaaaaccatagttcaaaaagagtcatgtaccaaaatgttcattgcagctctatttacaatagccaggacgtggaagcaacctaaatgtccatcgacagatgaatagataaagaaaatgtgg encodes the following:
- the PRPF18 gene encoding pre-mRNA-splicing factor 18 isoform X2, whose protein sequence is MDVLKSEILRKRQLVEDRNLLVENKKYFKRSELAKKEEEAYFERCGYKIQPKEEDQKPLTSSNPVLELELAEEKLPMTLSRQEVIRRLRERGEPIRLFGETDYDAFQRLRKIEILTPEVNKGLRNDLKAALDKIDQQYLNELVGGQEPGEEDTQNDLKVHEENTTIEELEALGESLGKGDDHKDMDIITKFLKFLLGVWAKELNAREDYVKRSVQGKLNSATQKQTESYLRPLFRKLRKRNLPADIKESITDIIKFMLQREYVKANDAYLQMAIGNAPWPIGVTMVGIHARTGREKIFSKHVAHVLNDETQRKYIQGLKRLMTICQKHFPTDPSKCVEYNAL
- the PRPF18 gene encoding pre-mRNA-splicing factor 18 isoform X1, with translation MDVLKSEILRKRQLVEDRNLLVENKKYFKRSELAKKEEEAYFERCGYKPINEKPSGEIQPKEEDQKPLTSSNPVLELELAEEKLPMTLSRQEVIRRLRERGEPIRLFGETDYDAFQRLRKIEILTPEVNKGLRNDLKAALDKIDQQYLNELVGGQEPGEEDTQNDLKVHEENTTIEELEALGESLGKGDDHKDMDIITKFLKFLLGVWAKELNAREDYVKRSVQGKLNSATQKQTESYLRPLFRKLRKRNLPADIKESITDIIKFMLQREYVKANDAYLQMAIGNAPWPIGVTMVGIHARTGREKIFSKHVAHVLNDETQRKYIQGLKRLMTICQKHFPTDPSKCVEYNAL